The Commensalibacter nepenthis genome has a window encoding:
- the dksA gene encoding RNA polymerase-binding protein DksA has protein sequence MNTISFKNDYKPSDDEEFMNPRQLAYFKAKLEAWRASILNDSNEALNHLSQDRPADIDLNDRASSETDRALELRTHDRARKLLSKIEHALRKIDDGTYGYCEVTGEPISLKRLEARPVATLSIEAQEMHERKEKIYRDDLPVE, from the coding sequence ATGAATACGATTTCATTTAAAAATGACTACAAACCCTCTGATGACGAAGAGTTCATGAATCCTCGTCAACTCGCATACTTTAAGGCAAAATTAGAAGCGTGGCGCGCTTCGATTTTAAACGATTCAAACGAAGCATTAAACCATCTCTCTCAAGACCGCCCTGCTGATATTGATTTAAATGATCGAGCCAGCTCTGAAACAGATCGTGCATTGGAACTAAGAACGCATGATCGCGCAAGGAAACTCCTCTCGAAAATTGAACATGCACTCAGAAAAATTGACGATGGCACTTACGGTTATTGTGAAGTCACTGGCGAACCAATCAGTTTGAAACGTTTGGAAGCACGTCCCGTTGCAACCTTATCCATCGAAGCACAAGAAATGCACGAGAGAAAAGAGAAAATCTATCGGGACGACCTTCCTGTAGAATAA
- a CDS encoding sugar phosphate isomerase/epimerase family protein, translating to MTIVEPLNISITTAPCCWGVDDPKNPYLPPWLRVLKEASLAGYKGLELGPYGYLPLDVPLISNVLNQYDLFIIAGTIFSDLVSVSNRQSLLFQTDNICHLLSQLPQPNRYSNQHYPTPYLTIMDWGHDVRDYAAGHSDRAPRLSPDEWKEMTETITLIAKHAFDIYGIRTVIHPHAGGYIEFSDEIEQIVQDIDSQIAGLCIDTGHTYYAGMDPVKTLLHYQDRIDYIHFKDINISVFNDVMQEKIRFFDACAKGVMCPIGKGILDYPSIYTTLKQIKYEGFITIEQERDPRHADGSLQDVKASRAFLNKMGFI from the coding sequence ATGACAATAGTTGAGCCTCTCAATATATCTATTACAACGGCACCATGTTGTTGGGGGGTCGATGATCCCAAAAATCCCTATTTACCACCGTGGTTACGGGTATTAAAAGAGGCTTCTTTGGCAGGGTATAAAGGGCTAGAGTTGGGACCATACGGTTATTTACCTTTGGATGTCCCCCTTATCTCTAATGTGCTTAATCAATATGATTTGTTTATTATCGCAGGAACTATTTTTAGCGATCTTGTGTCCGTATCAAACCGTCAGTCATTATTATTCCAAACCGATAATATTTGTCACTTATTATCACAACTTCCTCAACCGAATCGGTACTCGAATCAACATTACCCTACCCCTTATTTAACAATTATGGATTGGGGGCATGATGTTCGCGATTACGCCGCAGGGCATAGTGATCGTGCCCCACGGTTATCCCCAGATGAGTGGAAAGAAATGACAGAAACAATCACTTTAATCGCAAAACATGCGTTTGATATTTATGGCATTCGTACCGTTATCCACCCACATGCGGGCGGATATATCGAATTTTCAGACGAAATCGAACAAATTGTCCAAGATATTGATTCTCAAATCGCTGGATTATGTATTGATACAGGTCACACCTATTATGCGGGTATGGATCCCGTCAAAACGCTTTTACATTATCAAGATCGTATTGATTATATCCATTTCAAAGATATTAATATATCTGTCTTTAACGACGTTATGCAAGAAAAAATCCGCTTTTTTGACGCATGTGCCAAAGGGGTCATGTGTCCTATTGGCAAGGGCATATTGGATTACCCATCTATTTACACAACTTTGAAACAAATAAAATATGAAGGATTTATTACTATTGAGCAAGAAAGGGATCCCCGTCATGCGGATGGCAGTTTACAAGATGTCAAAGCCAGTAGAGCGTTCTTAAATAAAATGGGATTTATTTAA